In Magnetococcales bacterium, one genomic interval encodes:
- a CDS encoding aspartate/glutamate racemase family protein — translation MGALSLQDVEEIPQRVQRTLTFLRENRVWHVVSRNSPATSCQDAANRRFRLGKVGIPLYDEMKSLHLEGCFPGGERHFVLLHCRAHARFDLQAAERMLGVERPLQRLTAEELSGRFSARYGTVNPFSEAAGTIQLFDEDLLSRYSPPHSVMTNAGDLTWAVEFRPVEVIAALKNHALRVEVARITTSSARSHSLPVFGIITGNGPESGMSLWKLTNRYVHAQLTGEGRMHGDLTYPRVHIHSIPEMGLSMELIEREEEVWAVIRQTVERFIAEGVTHIAIACNTTQYFAHKIRELCEPQGVTFVALAEVMGEYLRSNNLTEDVTILGIPVVAELGPRSAFSPLKELGLQPVREVAKAHLEELGYMVKRLEADLQDTKALNKLIHIVRAGVPTRRVMMALTEISVLLERFPRLRQRIADKEIIDTLDTYAKALARIYLNALPTETFDDLSQWD, via the coding sequence GTGGGCGCCCTTTCGCTTCAGGATGTGGAGGAGATCCCGCAGCGGGTGCAGCGCACGCTGACCTTTCTTCGGGAAAACCGGGTCTGGCATGTGGTCAGCCGCAACTCTCCCGCCACCAGTTGTCAGGATGCCGCCAATCGCCGCTTCCGTTTGGGAAAGGTAGGTATCCCGCTTTACGATGAGATGAAGTCCCTGCATTTGGAGGGCTGCTTTCCGGGAGGGGAGCGCCACTTTGTGCTGCTCCACTGTCGCGCCCATGCCCGTTTCGATCTGCAGGCGGCAGAGAGGATGCTGGGGGTGGAACGCCCCCTGCAACGCCTCACCGCCGAGGAACTGTCGGGGCGCTTCTCGGCGCGTTACGGAACGGTCAACCCCTTCTCCGAGGCCGCCGGGACCATTCAACTCTTTGACGAGGATCTCCTCTCCCGGTACTCCCCGCCCCATTCGGTGATGACCAACGCCGGTGATCTCACCTGGGCCGTGGAGTTCCGTCCGGTGGAGGTCATTGCCGCCCTGAAAAACCATGCCTTGCGAGTGGAGGTGGCCCGCATCACCACCTCCTCGGCGCGTAGCCACTCCTTGCCGGTATTCGGCATCATTACCGGCAACGGCCCGGAAAGCGGCATGTCTTTGTGGAAACTGACCAACCGTTATGTTCATGCCCAATTGACGGGTGAAGGGCGCATGCACGGGGATCTGACCTATCCTCGGGTACATATCCACTCCATTCCCGAAATGGGCCTTTCCATGGAGTTGATCGAGCGGGAGGAGGAGGTTTGGGCGGTGATTCGCCAAACGGTGGAAAGATTTATCGCCGAAGGGGTGACCCATATCGCCATCGCCTGCAATACCACGCAATACTTTGCCCATAAGATCCGCGAACTCTGCGAACCCCAAGGCGTCACCTTCGTCGCCCTGGCGGAGGTCATGGGCGAATACCTGCGCAGCAATAACCTGACCGAGGACGTTACCATCCTGGGTATTCCGGTGGTGGCAGAACTCGGTCCGCGCAGCGCCTTTTCCCCCCTGAAGGAGCTGGGTCTCCAGCCGGTGCGAGAAGTGGCCAAGGCCCATCTGGAAGAACTGGGCTACATGGTCAAACGGTTGGAAGCCGATTTGCAAGACACCAAAGCCCTCAACAAGCTCATCCACATCGTGCGGGCAGGGGTTCCCACCCGGCGCGTCATGATGGCCCTTACCGAAATATCCGTGCTATTGGAGCGTTTCCCCCGCCTGCGGCAGCGCATCGCCGACAAAGAGATCATCGATACCCTGGATACCTACGCCAAGGCGCTGGCCCGCATCTAC
- a CDS encoding ATP-binding protein — protein MLLSDAVKIIVENIKELNQKILAEAASVNQGQLSRWFNHGTDFSQKSRGRVISALVRLIDDLAEKNKTDYRARFSRELALIEASEDYKALVLAPMQLDPESPIPAGNPVCMHLPCWETLKRELDLPPLRAAIVGGVKTGKSTLLERAEQYLERKGHHVFRIDAKVFNSQTESNFFVWLDQVCRVQLPNTARFSVRLKASDKLAEWLEKNILKNLKEDQSCTFLIDHINKLNQVVLKDLSFGLHEILGSQGNLGADVGLLAAYDETGGWIYDLLGPASFFYRQLRTISVLPVPESEVEKIINIICNNKEDQATLVDGAWEYFQGHPYLTFRYTRLLADGMLPDEALALLAPVALEQLVKPLLAALGYKPDQANGSGEFDNPAKKLIDALVGPKTRLGANRAMVCQWLVDSRLCRWNGQNRDFLIPSSEWLSDRLREGLAKA, from the coding sequence ATGCTGCTGAGCGATGCTGTAAAAATCATAGTTGAAAACATCAAAGAACTAAACCAGAAGATCCTGGCGGAAGCGGCTTCAGTTAACCAGGGGCAGCTTTCACGCTGGTTTAATCATGGTACTGACTTTTCGCAAAAAAGCAGAGGAAGAGTTATTTCAGCTCTAGTTAGATTGATTGACGATCTGGCTGAAAAAAATAAAACGGATTATAGGGCTAGATTTTCCCGTGAATTGGCTCTCATCGAAGCTTCCGAGGACTACAAAGCCCTGGTGTTGGCTCCAATGCAGCTCGATCCGGAAAGCCCCATCCCGGCGGGAAACCCGGTTTGCATGCATTTGCCGTGCTGGGAAACTCTGAAGCGGGAGTTGGATCTTCCTCCCTTGCGTGCAGCGATTGTTGGTGGGGTCAAAACCGGGAAGAGTACCCTCCTCGAAAGGGCCGAACAGTATCTGGAGCGCAAGGGGCATCATGTGTTTCGGATTGATGCCAAGGTTTTCAATAGCCAGACTGAAAGCAACTTTTTCGTCTGGCTGGACCAGGTATGTCGCGTTCAGCTTCCGAATACGGCGCGTTTTTCCGTTCGCCTGAAGGCTTCCGACAAGCTGGCCGAGTGGCTTGAGAAGAACATACTCAAGAATTTAAAAGAAGATCAATCATGTACTTTTTTGATTGATCATATTAATAAACTTAATCAGGTAGTTCTTAAAGATCTTTCGTTCGGTCTTCATGAAATTCTTGGCAGTCAAGGTAATTTAGGAGCGGATGTTGGCCTTCTCGCTGCCTATGATGAAACGGGGGGTTGGATTTATGATTTGTTAGGACCGGCAAGCTTCTTTTATCGCCAGTTGAGAACGATATCGGTTTTGCCAGTTCCCGAATCGGAGGTTGAAAAAATCATAAATATAATATGCAACAATAAAGAAGACCAAGCAACACTGGTTGATGGTGCTTGGGAGTATTTTCAAGGCCACCCCTACTTGACTTTCCGATATACCCGCCTGCTTGCCGATGGAATGCTTCCTGATGAGGCGTTGGCCCTGCTGGCCCCTGTAGCGCTGGAGCAGTTGGTGAAGCCCCTGCTGGCGGCCTTGGGGTATAAGCCTGATCAAGCAAATGGGAGCGGTGAGTTTGATAATCCTGCAAAGAAGTTGATCGATGCACTGGTGGGGCCGAAAACCCGTCTTGGCGCGAATCGGGCCATGGTCTGTCAATGGCTGGTGGATAGCCGGTTGTGCCGCTGGAATGGGCAAAACCGGGATTTTTTGATCCCGTCTTCGGAGTGGCTTTCTGATCGGTTGCGGGAAGGTCTGGCCAAAGCATAA
- a CDS encoding aminotransferase class IV yields MAYLNGHFGEVSQLALSPLDRGFSFADGLYEAVRAYQGVWFRMEEHLARLDRGAQFLRLNQTTLPPLAEIADTLLGLNNLDGQDALFYLQISRGVAPRAHAFPNPETALTCFAFVKPFSSKVEEMQQGIAAVSVADIRWLRCDIKTTALTASILAHQEAIDRGAREALFVRDGRITEGSHTNCFGVRDGVLFTHPANHLVLSGVNRQVVLQICRREGFPVREEAFTMAEALEVEELFVTGTTTDVTPVVRLDGQTVGNGLPGPVTRFMQEKFRDETRSIL; encoded by the coding sequence CTGGCCTATCTCAACGGACACTTCGGGGAGGTTTCCCAACTGGCGCTTTCGCCGCTTGACAGAGGCTTTTCCTTTGCCGATGGGCTTTACGAGGCCGTGCGGGCTTACCAGGGCGTCTGGTTCCGCATGGAAGAACATCTGGCCCGACTCGACCGGGGGGCCCAATTTCTGCGTCTCAACCAGACCACCCTGCCCCCCCTTGCCGAGATCGCCGATACCTTGCTGGGGTTGAACAACCTCGACGGCCAGGACGCCCTCTTCTATCTGCAGATCAGTCGCGGCGTCGCCCCGAGAGCCCACGCCTTTCCCAACCCCGAAACCGCCCTCACCTGCTTTGCCTTCGTCAAACCCTTCTCCTCCAAGGTCGAGGAGATGCAACAGGGCATCGCCGCCGTCAGCGTTGCCGACATCCGCTGGCTGCGCTGCGATATCAAAACCACCGCCCTCACCGCCTCAATCCTGGCACATCAGGAAGCCATCGACCGGGGAGCCAGGGAGGCCCTCTTCGTGCGCGACGGGCGCATCACCGAGGGCAGCCACACCAACTGTTTCGGGGTGCGGGACGGGGTGCTGTTCACCCATCCGGCCAATCACCTCGTGCTGTCGGGCGTCAACCGTCAGGTGGTTCTGCAGATTTGTCGCCGGGAGGGCTTCCCGGTTCGGGAGGAGGCTTTCACGATGGCAGAGGCTTTGGAAGTTGAGGAACTCTTCGTGACAGGCACCACCACCGATGTCACCCCGGTGGTGCGTCTGGATGGCCAAACAGTGGGCAACGGTCTGCCCGGCCCTGTCACGCGATTCATGCAAGAGAAATTTCGGGATGAAACCAGATCAATCCTTTGA
- a CDS encoding asparaginase — MSDNSAKPKPFFAGSAIDDRRYVYVERAADERLFRMLSEGLHCNLHAGRQSGKTSLMRKTRRRLETQGHFCLEVNLSLFFTRGSFSESLLLVVEKILEDGKKALPELSRRLPARKMESPASYWIRLLKRLGSLLSGGKRLYLLLDEVDSMTVHKQGELAELFLRMREFFQSDTPASRGVVLLLVSVLTPMEMFMDYNTGGATAAYWQNVPLELLPNTPEVRLQMAQQAFPGSPFQEVDDLLFRLLNLTGGQPFLTAQLGMELQREEDPSGYWPLLEKEVLVEPRRLVGNHLQGMDKQLTDMGSRIFSLTQLYVRIHKGEETVFARDGLSAAGSLENIGLVRRNADGSLRVANPLYQAHLTPEWAEAVVKQYEQRASAKAAPLHAPSLPRRIALIHVGGTMGMVTDGGRSSFEGALNLIDSFIQEELNRLALVESIAKWSLDGINVTPKEWVEIAKWIDEHRKEFDGFVIAHGTDTLAYSASAVAFMLGRGLDRPVVFTGAQTTIDQLHGDTRQNFYRSVYAAANDKAIPEVQICFGDRVMRAVRAEKRDDRTYDGFDSPGWPHLARITENYLVNEFAMDRTKGPNTPYLFRPYIADRLLLITLAPGVRPDPYREILHLSHDRGEPLDGILITTPGLGNIPNRDPFNFRNLIGDAVSLGTPVLIASQVPINPYTQNQYEMASVPAQYGAIPAGNLTLAAAFTKFAWVVGCVNRECRPPDRMEEIKRRMRTIFVGEEGEYGEQLDRANRQSSLFPVILAGDTHVH, encoded by the coding sequence ATGTCGGACAACTCCGCCAAACCCAAGCCCTTTTTTGCCGGCAGCGCCATCGACGACCGGCGTTACGTTTATGTGGAACGTGCGGCGGATGAGCGACTCTTTCGCATGCTTTCCGAGGGTTTGCACTGCAATCTGCACGCCGGTCGGCAAAGCGGCAAGACGAGTTTGATGCGCAAAACGCGCCGCCGTCTAGAGACTCAAGGACATTTCTGCTTGGAAGTCAACCTAAGCCTCTTTTTCACCAGGGGAAGTTTTTCCGAAAGCCTGCTGCTGGTCGTGGAAAAGATTCTTGAGGATGGCAAAAAGGCCCTTCCGGAGTTATCCCGGCGCTTGCCGGCGCGAAAAATGGAGAGCCCAGCCTCCTACTGGATTCGCCTGTTGAAACGGTTGGGCAGTCTGCTCAGCGGTGGCAAACGCCTCTATCTACTCCTGGACGAAGTGGACAGCATGACGGTCCACAAACAGGGGGAATTGGCCGAACTCTTTTTGCGCATGCGGGAGTTCTTCCAGAGCGACACTCCGGCCTCGCGGGGAGTGGTGCTGCTGTTGGTTTCGGTACTGACCCCCATGGAAATGTTCATGGACTACAACACGGGAGGAGCCACGGCCGCCTACTGGCAGAACGTTCCCCTGGAGCTTCTTCCCAATACCCCCGAGGTACGTTTGCAAATGGCGCAACAGGCCTTTCCGGGGTCTCCCTTTCAGGAAGTGGACGACCTCCTCTTTCGACTGCTGAACTTGACCGGTGGGCAGCCCTTCCTCACGGCTCAACTGGGAATGGAGTTGCAGAGGGAGGAGGATCCGAGCGGTTACTGGCCGCTTCTGGAAAAAGAGGTCTTGGTGGAACCCAGACGATTGGTGGGCAATCACCTGCAAGGCATGGACAAGCAGTTGACCGACATGGGTTCACGGATCTTTTCCCTGACGCAACTTTATGTCCGCATTCACAAGGGGGAGGAGACGGTTTTCGCCCGCGACGGGTTGTCGGCGGCGGGATCATTGGAAAACATCGGACTGGTGCGCCGGAATGCCGATGGCAGCTTGCGGGTAGCCAATCCCCTCTATCAGGCCCATTTGACGCCGGAATGGGCCGAGGCTGTGGTGAAACAGTATGAACAGAGGGCTTCGGCCAAAGCGGCCCCCCTTCACGCCCCCAGCCTGCCTCGTCGTATTGCTCTGATCCATGTGGGTGGAACCATGGGCATGGTCACCGATGGCGGGCGTTCCAGCTTCGAAGGAGCCCTCAACCTGATCGATTCCTTCATTCAGGAGGAGTTGAATCGTCTGGCCCTAGTGGAATCCATCGCTAAATGGTCCCTGGACGGTATCAACGTCACCCCCAAAGAATGGGTGGAAATTGCCAAATGGATTGATGAGCATCGCAAGGAGTTCGACGGTTTCGTCATCGCCCACGGTACCGATACCCTGGCCTACTCGGCTTCCGCCGTGGCCTTCATGCTGGGCCGTGGCCTGGATCGCCCGGTGGTCTTTACCGGGGCCCAGACCACCATCGACCAGTTGCATGGCGATACCCGGCAGAACTTCTATCGTTCGGTTTACGCCGCTGCCAACGACAAGGCCATTCCGGAGGTGCAGATCTGTTTCGGGGATCGGGTCATGCGGGCGGTTCGGGCCGAAAAACGCGACGACCGCACCTACGACGGCTTCGACTCCCCCGGTTGGCCCCACCTGGCCCGCATTACGGAAAATTATCTGGTCAACGAATTCGCCATGGACCGAACCAAGGGACCGAACACCCCCTATCTCTTTCGACCTTACATTGCCGACCGCCTGCTTCTGATCACCCTGGCTCCGGGAGTGCGCCCCGATCCTTATCGCGAGATTCTGCATCTTTCTCATGACCGTGGAGAACCCCTGGACGGCATCCTGATCACTACGCCGGGATTGGGTAACATTCCCAACCGGGATCCCTTCAACTTCCGCAATCTGATCGGGGATGCGGTGAGTCTGGGAACCCCGGTGCTTATTGCCAGCCAGGTGCCCATCAATCCCTATACCCAGAACCAGTATGAGATGGCCAGCGTTCCGGCCCAGTACGGTGCCATTCCGGCAGGCAACCTGACCCTGGCAGCGGCCTTCACCAAGTTTGCCTGGGTGGTGGGGTGCGTCAATCGGGAGTGTCGTCCCCCGGACAGGATGGAAGAAATCAAACGGCGCATGCGCACCATCTTTGTCGGCGAAGAGGGCGAATACGGCGAACAGTTGGATCGGGCCAATCGCCAATCCTCACTCTTTCCAGTCATTCTTGCAGGAGATACCCATGTCCATTGA
- a CDS encoding asparaginase — MSIEPVALTDLEKDDRIDEVMRFFSQTLKQESAFAKLKSEQQEAVSAILQSLTKMRFENIASFQQVASSQLKTIAPELDRYVPIAIDNARGMLSEKQGVLVIYTGGTIGSAPKDPDDPESPQVVKPWKDLKNAGPMLGALGYPVDAVAFVDPLDSCNVGPPHWLAILRIIQANYSKYSGFVVLHGTDSMVYTASALSFMMLDLGKPVVITGSQIAGIVNPRNDAHQNMITAIMLANPEANNLEMIPEVIISFGNIIIRGCRSKKMNVIEYQGFDSPNYPRLGKAGDHIMIERKHLRKAPELDVEFMEDMDTNVIIVEVFPGMQHSPVLANILKDSNLRGVVLKAYGAGNIPTDPPFLNLFRDFIDRGGVVVCTTSCPAGEVVMGLYETSQVLVDRGIIGGFDITPEAALCKLMVLLGKYGNDINSVKKFMQQSMAGEQRLSLETSDLPGKKTLTQGASPIEISGNLNSVADPERIDRVMLRFKNARLFSGSTDPDHRVTIKLFNDGETREHGENFLGAFPRRQVPAGALVQDESTGESLAIDLTLKKHLFLAKQSSARDRAKQKVRIGIALEGDAGASFAWEDAELNIYTME; from the coding sequence ATGTCCATTGAACCAGTGGCCTTGACGGATTTGGAAAAAGACGACCGCATCGACGAAGTCATGCGCTTTTTTTCCCAAACCCTGAAGCAGGAGAGCGCCTTCGCCAAGTTGAAGAGTGAGCAACAAGAGGCCGTCAGTGCCATTCTGCAATCCCTGACCAAGATGCGTTTCGAAAATATCGCCTCTTTCCAGCAGGTAGCCTCCAGTCAGCTCAAAACGATCGCTCCTGAACTGGATCGCTACGTTCCTATTGCCATTGATAACGCCAGAGGAATGTTGAGCGAAAAGCAGGGGGTGCTGGTTATCTACACCGGGGGGACTATCGGGAGCGCCCCCAAGGATCCGGATGATCCCGAAAGTCCCCAGGTGGTCAAGCCCTGGAAAGATCTGAAAAATGCCGGTCCCATGCTGGGAGCCTTGGGCTACCCCGTGGACGCGGTGGCCTTCGTCGATCCCCTGGATTCCTGTAATGTCGGTCCTCCGCACTGGCTCGCCATTCTGCGCATCATTCAGGCCAATTACAGCAAATACTCCGGTTTCGTGGTGTTGCATGGCACCGACTCCATGGTCTATACCGCCTCGGCCCTCTCCTTCATGATGCTGGATTTGGGTAAGCCCGTGGTGATCACCGGATCCCAAATTGCGGGCATCGTCAATCCACGCAACGATGCCCACCAGAACATGATCACTGCCATCATGTTGGCCAATCCTGAAGCCAACAATCTGGAAATGATTCCGGAAGTAATCATCTCGTTTGGGAATATTATTATCCGGGGGTGTCGGTCAAAAAAGATGAATGTTATTGAGTATCAAGGTTTCGACTCCCCGAACTACCCTCGCCTTGGCAAGGCGGGGGACCACATCATGATTGAGCGCAAACACCTGCGCAAAGCCCCAGAATTAGATGTGGAGTTTATGGAAGATATGGATACCAACGTTATTATCGTGGAAGTCTTTCCCGGGATGCAGCACTCTCCAGTATTGGCAAATATTCTCAAAGATTCAAATTTGCGCGGGGTGGTTTTGAAAGCTTATGGTGCAGGAAATATTCCCACAGATCCACCTTTTCTCAATCTTTTTCGTGACTTTATTGACCGCGGAGGTGTGGTGGTCTGCACCACCAGTTGCCCGGCGGGGGAGGTGGTCATGGGACTCTATGAAACCAGCCAGGTACTGGTGGATAGGGGCATCATCGGTGGCTTCGACATTACGCCAGAGGCAGCTCTGTGCAAGCTCATGGTCCTACTGGGAAAATACGGCAACGATATTAACTCCGTAAAGAAGTTTATGCAGCAATCCATGGCTGGGGAACAGCGTTTAAGCCTTGAAACCTCAGATTTGCCAGGCAAAAAGACGTTGACCCAGGGCGCAAGTCCGATTGAGATTTCAGGAAATCTCAACAGTGTTGCTGATCCGGAGCGTATTGACCGGGTCATGCTGCGCTTCAAAAATGCGCGACTGTTTAGCGGAAGTACCGACCCTGACCACCGGGTTACCATTAAACTCTTCAATGATGGTGAAACCAGGGAGCATGGGGAGAATTTTCTGGGGGCCTTTCCTCGCAGGCAGGTTCCAGCAGGGGCCTTGGTTCAGGACGAAAGCACAGGAGAAAGCTTGGCAATCGATCTGACCCTAAAGAAACACCTCTTTTTAGCCAAGCAGAGTTCCGCCAGGGATAGGGCCAAACAGAAGGTGCGCATCGGTATTGCCCTGGAGGGGGATGCGGGCGCCTCCTTTGCCTGGGAAGATGCCGAACTCAACATCTACACCATGGAATAG
- a CDS encoding HAD family hydrolase encodes MELALFDFDGTLTKRDSFMDFLRFAVGPGRFVLGALWLSPVLAGYGLGLIANQPAKERVLSHFFRGWAVERFREVARRYALERVPELLREEGLRRVRWHVASGHRVILVSASIEDWLAAWCEREGVELLGSRLEVVAGRVTGRLAGANCYGAEKVVRIRAVLDPSAFEQIHAYGDSAGDREMLALAHQPHFKPFP; translated from the coding sequence ATGGAACTGGCTTTGTTCGACTTTGACGGCACCTTGACCAAGAGGGATTCGTTCATGGATTTCCTGCGCTTCGCCGTGGGACCGGGACGTTTTGTTTTGGGAGCCCTGTGGCTCTCTCCGGTTCTGGCGGGCTACGGCCTGGGGTTGATTGCCAACCAGCCGGCCAAGGAACGGGTTTTAAGCCATTTTTTCCGAGGCTGGGCGGTGGAGCGGTTTCGAGAGGTGGCGCGGCGTTACGCTTTGGAACGGGTGCCGGAGCTGCTGCGCGAGGAGGGGTTGCGGCGGGTGCGTTGGCATGTGGCCTCGGGGCATCGGGTGATTCTGGTTTCCGCCTCAATCGAGGATTGGCTGGCGGCCTGGTGCGAGCGGGAAGGGGTGGAACTGCTGGGCAGCCGGCTGGAGGTGGTGGCGGGCCGTGTCACCGGACGTCTTGCCGGGGCCAACTGTTACGGGGCGGAGAAGGTGGTCCGCATCCGGGCGGTATTGGATCCTTCCGCCTTCGAGCAAATTCACGCTTACGGGGACAGCGCCGGGGACAGGGAGATGCTGGCTCTGGCCCATCAGCCCCATTTCAAACCGTTTCCCTGA